AAATACTTTCCCCTGTCCTACAGCGATAATTTCGCCTTCGAATGGTTTTTCTTTTGCGCTGTCAGGGATGATGATACCTGAAGCAGTCTTCTCTTCTGACTCGAAACGCTTAACAATGATTCTGTCCTGTAAAGGTTTGATAGATGCCATTGTCTTTCCTCCTAGTACTTGTTTATTTCATTTTATTAATTGTCATCCTGAGCTATAAGCGAAGGATCCAAAACCCCAGCCAAACTGTAGACAATTGATTCTTCCCTGTGTTCAGTATGACTTTTTCACTGGTTTTAAGTTTATTAGCACTCGTAAGCGTTGAGTGCTAACAGTGTTATTATATATCTATTCAGAGGGGAAAAATCAAGATTTTTTTTACGATCACCCTCACAGAAGTTAATAGTATTTATAGATCAATGTTCCTATGCTATATATGAACATGGACAATGTAAGAAAACTCGCACGGCTCATAGCCGACAATCCGTATAATGTATTTTTCACAGGGGCAGGGGCAAGCACTGAAAGCGGTATACCTGACTACCGCTCCGAGGGCTCCGGTCTGTGGAACAGAATAGACTCGTCAAAACTGATCAGCCTGAAGGGCTTCCTTGAAAACCCGAAAGGATTTTATGAAGTTTTCTCCGGTGGTCTCTTTGCACCATTCGCACACGCAGAACCAAACGTTGCTCATATGTTCATAGCAATGCTGGAAGAACAAAAAGCCTCTAAAGCTGTCATAACACAGAACATAGACGGACTGCACAGAAAAGCCGGTTCCTTTAACATATGCGAGCTGCACGGTTCAATGGAAACCTCATCCTGCATAATCTGTGGAAAGTCTTTCTCCACAGCCGAAGTGTTTGATAAATTTATGCTGGACGGGGCTACACCGGAATGCACATGCGGAAACATAGTAAAGCCAGACATTGTTTTTTTCGGCGAATCCTTACCAAAAGATGTCCTTGAAGAGTCATTCGAGCTTGCAGCAGGGTGCACTCTGATGATCGTTGCAGGGTCATCACTCGAGGTTATGCCGGCGAATCTGCTTCCGAAATACGCAAAAGATCACGGTGCTCTGCTGGTTATTATAAATAAGACAGAAACGCCGCTGGACTATACGGCTGATATTGTGATAAATAAAGGAATCGGAGAAGTATTTACGGAGTTAAACAACATATGGAAGACAGCGGAGTAAAAAGGCTATGGGCACCATGGCGCATGTCATATATATCAGGGATAGGCAAAAGTGACGAATGTGTCTTCTGCCACAATCCCGCACAGGACCCATCAAAAGACAAAGAAAACCTCATCCTCTACAGAGGCAGACATAACTTTATCATAATGAATCTTTACCCTTATAATAACGGACACCTCATGGTTGTTCCATACAAGCACACAGGAGACCTCTGCGACCTTAATGATGACGAAATGCTGGAGCTTATGCAGCTCTCACAGCTTACTCTGCGTGTTTTTAAAAAGGTTTTCAGCCCCGAGGGATTTAATACAGGATTCAACATAGGAAAGGCGGCCGGAGCAGGGATACGTCAGCACATACACTTTCATGTTCTGCCCAGATGGACAGGCGATACAAACTTTATGCCCGTATTAGGGGAGACAAGAGTTATTTCAGAGCATATATTTGATACATACGATACACTGAAAGAGGCATTTGATCTGGAGGCAGGAAAATGAAAATTATCAGCGGAATAATAAAAATCGCAGCGACACTCGCTATTGTTGTCTTCGCGATACTTAATACCAATCCAATGCAGGTTTATTACTTTTTCAACAAAGAGGCTGTTCAGCTGCCGGCTTTTATAGTTATTCTGGCTGCAATGCTTTTCGGGGTGCTCCTCACAGGGATACTCTATTCGCTGGATAGATTTAAACTGAAAAGGCAAATGGGAACCCTGAAGAAGCAGATTAAAAAACAGGAAGAAGAGCTTGTCAGGCTCCGTAACATCCCTTTTGAAGCCTCAGAAAAAAGAGAAAACGCTTGAAGTACAGCATCGACTTTATCAAAGGACTTTCTGCCATTACCGAGGGGGACTACCAGAGAGCATCTGCCCACCTTAAAAATGCCGCTCTTGAACACAGCGACCGGATAGAGGCATACTTTGCCGCCGGACTCGTCTTCCGCAAAAATAAACAATACGACCGCGCAACATATGTTCTGGAGAGTATACTCCGCAGTGCAGACATAGACTCAAGCACAAAAAGAGCTCTCACCGTTGAACTTGGACGGGTGATGTTTGAAGCGGGAAATTATACTATCGCCCATTCACTTCTGGAAATGTCCACTGACAGAGAAGGTGTGCTGCTAAGAGCAAAAACTCTGCGTAAATTAGGCAAATATGAAGAAGCAGCAAACACATATAAAATGCTCGCGAAAAGCGAAAAGATAAATCTGGACAACGAAACAGGCTACTGCTATTTCCGCTGCGCCTCTGAAACAGAAGGCTCAAAGCAAAACAAATACCTTAAAACTGCACTTAAGTACATACCGAAATCAAGATGTGTGAGCATGATGCAGATTGACAACCTGCTTATGGTTGCCAAACCCTCAAAAGCTTTAATAGAAATAGATAAATTCATCAACTCAGAACTTCCGGCATCCGAGAATGACATGACAAAATTTCAGTCTGTTTTTTACGACACAGGGCGGACAGAAGAACTCATGCGGATAGTAATGAAACGTATAGCAGAGGGCGCCAGAAATCCTTTTCTCTATGGCTATGCTGTATCAAGGCTTCTGCACAGTGAAAACCAAGCTAAAGCGCAGGAACTTATCAACAGCTATATAGAAAATTACGGATTCAACAATAACATCGCCCGTGCATCCCTCACAATCACTCCGAACAGCCTCCTTGAAAGCTATCTTGAAGGTGCGGACTATTACAGATGCTCTGCCTGTTCTGCAAGTACAAAGACATACAGCGATGCCTGCCCAAACTGTCAGGGCTTTGAAACTTTAAAACCAATATAAAGAGAACAGCCAACTGCAAGCCTCAGGCGGGAGCAGAAGATCATTTCTTCATTCATGCCCAATTGCAGGTGCTTATAAAATAAAGGACGAACATGACCAAACCTGAGAAAATTACCCCGATGATGCAGCAGTTTTTCGATGTGAAGGAGAAATATCCCGACACCATCGTATTCTTTCGCATGGGGGATTTTTATGAAATGTTCGGTGATGACGCTGTCGAAACATCTAAGATTCTGGGCATAGCGCTCACCAGCCGCGATAAAAACAAAGATAACGGTATGCCCATGTGCGGCGTACCCCATCACAGCTATCAGCAATACCTTATAAAGATGCTTAAGGCAGGAAAGAATGTCGCAATATGCGATCAGCTTGAAGACCCTGCACAGGCGAAAGGGATAGTCAAAAGAGGCGTCACAAAAGTGCACACACCCGGCACTGTGATAGACGATGCGGCACTCCCCGCAACTGACAATAACTACCTTGCAACAGTATATAAAGCTGAAAAAATCTATATAGCCTTTACAGACCTGTCCACCGGAGAGGTCTATCTTGAGAAGTGCGGTGCAAACTATGCCGGAGACACTATAGCACGCTACAATCCGAAAGAGATTATAACGAGCTTTAACTCAGGAATCGAAGGGGCATTTGAATTCGGCGGAAGCTTTTCAGAAACACTGGCATCCCGTGAGGTTATGGAGCATTACAGTGTGGGAGCTATGAAATCCCTCGGGCTTGACGAAATAACCTTTGCAGCGCCCATATATATGGCTCTGAAATACATGCAGAGGGTCATGCTGGATGTAACCCTGCTTAAGCCGAAGCTCGTCACTGACGACGAGCGGGTGTATCTGGACAGTGTGGCGATATCAACACTGGAGCTGGTAAAAAACAGCCGTGACGGCTCAGAAAAAGACACCCTGTACAGCGTACTGAACCACACAAACACAACGATGGGCGCACGGACACTTAAGAAGTGGCTCCTAAGCCCCCTCCGCAACACTAACACTATTCTGCGCAGGCAGGAGATAATAGAGTTTTTCATAAATAACCAGACCACTGCGGACGCTCTTCGTGACCAGCTTGAGCGTGTTTACGACATAGAGCGTATCACAACAAGGCTTTCAGCAAACAGATGCAACGCCCGCGACCTTGTCTGGCTGAAAAATTCCACAGAAACATTTCCTACGATAAAATATATGCTCTCATCATGTGAGAACCCTCACATAGCAGACCTCACCGAAGAATTTGACGACCTTAACGACATCACAGTGCTTATAGAAAGCGCCATCGAAGACGAACCCCCCGTGACTATCACAGAGGGGGGACTCATCAAAAAGGGATTCAACCCGGAAGTGGACGAACTAAAAGACATCAAAGAGAACAGCCGTCAGATACTTCTGAAGATAGAATCCGAGCAGAGGGCTAAAACTGGTATCTCCAGCCTTAAAGTCAAATTCAACAAAGTTTTCGGATACTACATCGAGATATCAAAAGCATACCTTAACCGCGTACCGGAAGAGTACACACGCAAGCAGACCCTCGTTAATGCTGAACGTTTTATCATACCGGAGCTTAAAGAGCTTGAAGAAAAGATACTCCACGCTGATTCAAGACTCGTAAATCTGGAGTATGAAATATTCAGCGAAATCCGCCGGCAGGTTTCCGAAAGCGCTGCACGACTGCGCTCATCCGCTGCCACCATTTCGGAGCTGGACTGCCTGCTGTCACTGGCGAAAACTGCCGTACAGAACGACTACAGAAAACCTCTCGTAGGCGACTTTGACGATATAAAAATAACAGAAGGACGCCACCCCGTTGTTGAAAAAAATATAAATTCCGCATACGTTCCCAACGACATAGAGATGGACATCAACAGAAACAAACTAACTATCATCACAGGGCCAAACATGGCTGGTAAGTCCACTTATCTCCGCATGTGTGCACTCATAACACTCATGGCTCATATTGGTTCTTACGTCCCTGCATCAGAAGCAGAGATTGGAATTGTCGACAGGATCTTCACCCGTGTAGGAGCAAGCGACAATCTGGCAGGCGGAGAATCAACTTTCATGGTAGAGATGGTAGAGGCTGCGAACATACTGAACAACGCAACAGATAAGTCGTTAATAATACTAGACGAACTCGGGCGAGGCACATCCACCTTTGACGGTGTTTCCATAGCATGGTCTGTGGCGGAATACATAGCAGACCACATAAACGCAAAAACACTCTTTGCGACACATTATCATGAACTGACCGACATAAGTCTCACCACACAGGGCGTAAGAAACTGCGCCACAGAGGTTGTGGAACACGAAGGAGAGCTTATATTTATGCGCAAGGTTCGCCCTGGCACAGCAGACAAAAGCTACGGCATACATGTTGCAGAGCTTGCCGGACTGCCTAAGGAAGTTATAACCCGTGCAAACGACATACTGCGCAATCTTGAAAAGAACGAACTCTCCCCTCAGGGGATAGCGAATACACCAAAGAAAGAGAAGAAACAGAAAAGCCACGAAAGGGGAGTTGTTCAGACAATGCTAGTCTTCGATGACCACCCTGTTCTGGACGAACTGAAGGCTCTGGATGTTGACGCATTGACACCGCTTCAGGCTCTTAATCTGCTTTCCGAACTGAAAAAGAGGGCAAACAAATGAACCCGCTCATAAGCTACATGACCCATAAACCATTTTTCGGGATGTGCTTTATCTTTCAGACAATACCTTTCTGGGTTCCTCTCATCGGCATCATTTTCGGTTCTGACCCTGTTTTAATGATACTTTCGCTTCTGCTGATTGTTTTTGCAAAGGCATATATAGATTCTGAGATAACTTTTACAAACCCTGTCGGGCAGATGTTTTCATATCTTGTTAAAGTTCCGCTCATAAGTTTTTCTAAATTCACGCTGGCGGCTCTTGTTCTGTCAGTTCTCCTCTATTACGGAATGAATGGCGCCCCCATAGACAGAGGGGTAGCAGCCGTTCTTGTTATATTCACTTTAAAAGTGATTTACTTCCGCCCTGCAAAATCCGGCTTCTGGAATGTGCGGGGGCTGACAATATATAAACTAATCGGTTTTTCAGGAAAACTCCTGTCTGCTTTTCTGTGGCTGTCTTTTTTTATGGTTGATGTGAGCATTCCTGAAAAAATAATAATATGCCTGACAGCTATGCTTGTTTCTGCATTAACTTTTTTCAAAACCAACGAGGGACTGATTTGAGCCTTAAATTCAGCTGTGTCTCATCCGGCAGTTCAGGCAACTGCTACTTTATCGAAAACGGAAAGCACGTTGTATTTGTGGATGTGGGCATCCCACTGAAAACCATCAAAGCTAATGTTGACATAGACCGTTTTGCAGGTAAGCAGATACACCTCTTCATTACCCATGAACATCATGACCATGTGGCGGGACTCAAACCCTTTCTGAACAAGTTCAGCCCAAGCGTATACCTCAGCGAAGGGACAGCACAGGCAATTTCCGCCAAAGGGATAGACGTTTCTCAGTTTTATATATTAAACGGATTTGTAGAATACGAGCTAGAAGGGTTCACTGTACACCCTTTCAACATCAGCCACGACAGCGCAGAGCCTCTCGGCTTCCGTTTCAGCTTCGGGGAGAAGGTGGTCACATTCGCCACAGACCTGGGAACGGTTCCTAAGGATACTGAATACTTTCTCTGCTGCAGCGACCTGCTGGTGCTGGAGTCTAACTACGAGCCTGAAATGCTCGCCAAAGGACCTTACTCGAAATATCTTCAGGCAAGAATCGCCTCCCACAAAGGGCACCTTTCAAACAGAGACGCACTGAAACTTGTCGGATCCATATGCGACACCGGAGTAGGGCGCATTTTTCTGGCGCATGTGAGTGACGAAAACAACTGT
This window of the Denitrovibrio acetiphilus DSM 12809 genome carries:
- the mutS gene encoding DNA mismatch repair protein MutS — encoded protein: MTKPEKITPMMQQFFDVKEKYPDTIVFFRMGDFYEMFGDDAVETSKILGIALTSRDKNKDNGMPMCGVPHHSYQQYLIKMLKAGKNVAICDQLEDPAQAKGIVKRGVTKVHTPGTVIDDAALPATDNNYLATVYKAEKIYIAFTDLSTGEVYLEKCGANYAGDTIARYNPKEIITSFNSGIEGAFEFGGSFSETLASREVMEHYSVGAMKSLGLDEITFAAPIYMALKYMQRVMLDVTLLKPKLVTDDERVYLDSVAISTLELVKNSRDGSEKDTLYSVLNHTNTTMGARTLKKWLLSPLRNTNTILRRQEIIEFFINNQTTADALRDQLERVYDIERITTRLSANRCNARDLVWLKNSTETFPTIKYMLSSCENPHIADLTEEFDDLNDITVLIESAIEDEPPVTITEGGLIKKGFNPEVDELKDIKENSRQILLKIESEQRAKTGISSLKVKFNKVFGYYIEISKAYLNRVPEEYTRKQTLVNAERFIIPELKELEEKILHADSRLVNLEYEIFSEIRRQVSESAARLRSSAATISELDCLLSLAKTAVQNDYRKPLVGDFDDIKITEGRHPVVEKNINSAYVPNDIEMDINRNKLTIITGPNMAGKSTYLRMCALITLMAHIGSYVPASEAEIGIVDRIFTRVGASDNLAGGESTFMVEMVEAANILNNATDKSLIILDELGRGTSTFDGVSIAWSVAEYIADHINAKTLFATHYHELTDISLTTQGVRNCATEVVEHEGELIFMRKVRPGTADKSYGIHVAELAGLPKEVITRANDILRNLEKNELSPQGIANTPKKEKKQKSHERGVVQTMLVFDDHPVLDELKALDVDALTPLQALNLLSELKKRANK
- a CDS encoding SIR2 family NAD-dependent protein deacylase, whose translation is MDNVRKLARLIADNPYNVFFTGAGASTESGIPDYRSEGSGLWNRIDSSKLISLKGFLENPKGFYEVFSGGLFAPFAHAEPNVAHMFIAMLEEQKASKAVITQNIDGLHRKAGSFNICELHGSMETSSCIICGKSFSTAEVFDKFMLDGATPECTCGNIVKPDIVFFGESLPKDVLEESFELAAGCTLMIVAGSSLEVMPANLLPKYAKDHGALLVIINKTETPLDYTADIVINKGIGEVFTELNNIWKTAE
- the groES gene encoding co-chaperone GroES; this encodes MASIKPLQDRIIVKRFESEEKTASGIIIPDSAKEKPFEGEIIAVGQGKVFDNGTRVEPTVKPGDKVLFAKYAGTEVKFDGEEYLIMREDDILGIIEA
- a CDS encoding N-acetylglucosaminyl transferase-like protein, producing the protein MKYSIDFIKGLSAITEGDYQRASAHLKNAALEHSDRIEAYFAAGLVFRKNKQYDRATYVLESILRSADIDSSTKRALTVELGRVMFEAGNYTIAHSLLEMSTDREGVLLRAKTLRKLGKYEEAANTYKMLAKSEKINLDNETGYCYFRCASETEGSKQNKYLKTALKYIPKSRCVSMMQIDNLLMVAKPSKALIEIDKFINSELPASENDMTKFQSVFYDTGRTEELMRIVMKRIAEGARNPFLYGYAVSRLLHSENQAKAQELINSYIENYGFNNNIARASLTITPNSLLESYLEGADYYRCSACSASTKTYSDACPNCQGFETLKPI
- a CDS encoding MBL fold metallo-hydrolase, whose amino-acid sequence is MSLKFSCVSSGSSGNCYFIENGKHVVFVDVGIPLKTIKANVDIDRFAGKQIHLFITHEHHDHVAGLKPFLNKFSPSVYLSEGTAQAISAKGIDVSQFYILNGFVEYELEGFTVHPFNISHDSAEPLGFRFSFGEKVVTFATDLGTVPKDTEYFLCCSDLLVLESNYEPEMLAKGPYSKYLQARIASHKGHLSNRDALKLVGSICDTGVGRIFLAHVSDENNCYDLLEKYAGFCITNYKVQTEVLRRETPLIDIDI
- a CDS encoding HIT family protein, which produces MEDSGVKRLWAPWRMSYISGIGKSDECVFCHNPAQDPSKDKENLILYRGRHNFIIMNLYPYNNGHLMVVPYKHTGDLCDLNDDEMLELMQLSQLTLRVFKKVFSPEGFNTGFNIGKAAGAGIRQHIHFHVLPRWTGDTNFMPVLGETRVISEHIFDTYDTLKEAFDLEAGK
- a CDS encoding LapA family protein, producing the protein MKIISGIIKIAATLAIVVFAILNTNPMQVYYFFNKEAVQLPAFIVILAAMLFGVLLTGILYSLDRFKLKRQMGTLKKQIKKQEEELVRLRNIPFEASEKRENA